One region of Metallosphaera sedula DSM 5348 genomic DNA includes:
- a CDS encoding DEAD/DEAH box helicase, which translates to MSISETFVEKLRDSLGFAPYPYQEKVVQDVLDNLRKSRFIVVSMPTGSGKTLVELALADYLRGKGMKVLVLEPTRLLCDQMYHNFWVKVFDDVGEEYEGNCTSFEEGKGVIVSTPFTSSKCMPKVDAVIVDEVHHAFGDPRYMSGLISMKPRIVIGFTALLPSSKRYSMDSRFVEAFGVPSLLAYDFKKLSEIDPSFTLPKAIADVFDAEMDGVENVAYDALLKGKIPGDERTLSFLRFTLYSHGKTAFCESLENVRDKVSDNVTLRTLCSSEGMGHKARSLKEILEAYDVEEHRPVLIFTARRSTAHEFEVILHNMGVNRVKTLTGELNKEERLQIVNEAKSGNVDVIISTHVGEEGIDIPEARLLIMTDVPKSPLRFYQRLGRLIRKSESKGVKYLVVTLTPKTPEYDDLDEALRSLHREGVDVSYIVERKSGKGSTSRILDQVKEKGGEVPLMKLLEMEYDLKDYIMVRGKSNVTQFLNAKEQDIPYSDFVDRAIMDGDLMYYYDVEGMGDLFAKILLSKYCQLCYGSQCQGLCDLDIMVLGRSKQYKLTRKDLLRYFMVLFPPDKLTDVEKRMEITFENPGFGISLQSNVNEKNSSISFNVQLNASINGITVYPKITLAYYGVKKEVKDFLKKNVLAICNTAGKIYFSYFTSRPVP; encoded by the coding sequence GTGAGTATTTCCGAGACCTTCGTCGAGAAACTTAGAGATTCCCTTGGTTTCGCGCCCTATCCCTACCAGGAAAAGGTCGTGCAGGACGTTCTGGACAACTTGAGGAAGAGCCGTTTCATTGTGGTTTCCATGCCCACGGGATCGGGTAAAACCCTAGTGGAGCTTGCCCTAGCTGACTACCTAAGAGGGAAGGGGATGAAAGTCCTGGTCCTGGAACCCACGAGACTTCTCTGCGATCAAATGTATCATAACTTTTGGGTCAAAGTCTTTGATGATGTGGGGGAAGAGTATGAGGGAAATTGCACCAGTTTCGAGGAAGGAAAGGGCGTGATCGTGTCAACTCCATTCACCTCCTCCAAGTGTATGCCAAAGGTTGATGCGGTCATCGTGGACGAGGTACACCACGCCTTTGGAGATCCGAGGTACATGTCCGGCCTAATTTCCATGAAGCCGAGGATAGTGATAGGCTTCACTGCCCTCCTACCCAGTTCCAAGAGGTATAGCATGGACTCGAGGTTCGTGGAGGCCTTTGGGGTGCCCTCTCTTCTGGCCTATGACTTCAAGAAGCTCTCCGAAATAGATCCTTCCTTTACCTTACCCAAGGCGATCGCGGATGTTTTTGATGCGGAGATGGACGGTGTTGAGAACGTGGCGTACGATGCCCTCCTCAAGGGGAAGATTCCAGGGGACGAGAGGACGTTAAGCTTTCTAAGGTTTACCCTGTATAGTCACGGAAAGACGGCCTTCTGCGAAAGTCTGGAAAACGTGAGAGATAAGGTTTCAGATAACGTTACGTTGAGGACTCTCTGCAGTTCAGAGGGTATGGGACATAAGGCTCGAAGTCTTAAGGAGATACTCGAGGCCTACGACGTCGAGGAACATCGGCCGGTCTTGATTTTCACTGCGAGGCGTTCCACGGCCCACGAGTTTGAGGTAATACTCCATAACATGGGGGTGAACCGAGTTAAGACTTTAACCGGGGAGTTAAACAAGGAGGAACGCCTTCAGATAGTTAATGAGGCTAAGAGCGGTAATGTGGACGTGATCATCTCTACGCACGTGGGTGAGGAGGGGATTGATATCCCCGAGGCTAGGCTCCTCATAATGACAGATGTACCTAAGAGTCCACTCAGGTTCTATCAGAGACTCGGCAGACTAATAAGGAAGAGCGAATCCAAGGGCGTAAAGTATCTGGTCGTGACCTTAACTCCCAAGACTCCCGAGTACGATGATCTGGATGAGGCTTTGCGATCGCTTCACAGGGAGGGTGTTGACGTGAGTTACATTGTGGAGAGGAAGTCGGGGAAGGGATCCACATCTAGAATACTGGATCAGGTTAAGGAGAAGGGAGGGGAGGTTCCCCTCATGAAGCTACTGGAGATGGAATATGACCTGAAGGACTACATAATGGTAAGAGGAAAGTCCAACGTCACTCAGTTCCTTAACGCCAAGGAACAGGATATTCCATATTCTGACTTCGTCGATAGGGCAATCATGGATGGAGATCTCATGTACTACTATGACGTAGAGGGAATGGGAGACCTGTTTGCCAAGATATTGCTCTCCAAGTATTGCCAACTATGTTATGGTTCCCAGTGCCAGGGTTTATGTGATCTGGACATCATGGTACTTGGGAGAAGCAAACAGTATAAGCTCACTAGAAAGGACCTTTTGAGGTACTTCATGGTGTTGTTCCCACCTGACAAGCTGACGGATGTGGAGAAAAGAATGGAAATCACTTTCGAGAACCCAGGTTTCGGTATTTCCCTTCAGAGCAACGTAAATGAGAAGAACAGTTCCATCAGCTTCAACGTTCAGTTAAACGCGTCAATAAACGGTATCACTGTCTATCCTAAGATCACCCTGGCGTATTATGGAGTAAAGAAAGAGGTTAAGGACTTCCTAAAAAAGAATGTCTTAGCTATATGCAATACTGCAGGCAAAATCTATTTCTCTTATTTCACTTCCCGACCTGTTCCTTGA
- a CDS encoding zinc-ribbon domain-containing protein yields the protein MGKVKCVNCGEMNPDILTNCRRCGATLPNRFGALQVKICPKCSRSNPAGRSTCLYCGTPLV from the coding sequence ATGGGAAAAGTTAAGTGTGTCAACTGTGGAGAGATGAACCCAGACATTCTTACCAACTGTAGGAGATGTGGTGCTACTCTCCCCAATAGGTTTGGCGCTCTTCAGGTGAAGATATGTCCCAAGTGTTCAAGGTCGAATCCAGCTGGAAGATCTACTTGCCTCTACTGTGGTACTCCTCTAGTATAA
- a CDS encoding MFS transporter, translating to MKPLRTYAVLKSLANDLSQPFITFTAASSGVVNEYLGIISSASTVLTSVSEFITALFRVRALMMLMWGNLVSGMAWIVMSLLPFTGPYITLTYCIAELGLGMSLMGWNLVMEKLSSTSRGEILTQYTAYANVGGLIATIGAGLFAGSSTQLIKVPFILSGIITLSTILVLRYSDVDYEDPARKFHIPRGIWGFFSLTTVFTFFWSFAWPLFPLAQIYIFHMNYVNIAIISVVAGISSLVMRRWVARLITRNRRMAMFLGRALLTVFPLSYALAPSVYFIYLAEVVAGFTSMIGSTAYISYLYDSSSKEDMKVALGFYSVLQGLGALAGAVLSSFVLNLLIPFLGLVVDIKTLLLTSAVLRLITSFWYLKLREVRS from the coding sequence TTGAAGCCATTGAGAACGTACGCCGTGCTAAAGAGTCTAGCTAATGATCTATCACAGCCCTTCATTACCTTCACTGCAGCGTCCTCAGGAGTTGTGAATGAGTATCTAGGTATCATAAGTTCTGCCTCTACAGTGTTAACTTCCGTGTCCGAGTTCATAACTGCACTGTTCAGGGTCAGAGCGTTAATGATGCTGATGTGGGGAAACCTCGTCTCGGGGATGGCTTGGATAGTTATGTCACTCTTACCCTTTACTGGACCCTACATTACCCTGACCTACTGTATCGCGGAACTGGGTCTCGGGATGTCCTTAATGGGATGGAACCTGGTGATGGAGAAGCTTAGCTCCACATCAAGGGGAGAAATTCTAACCCAGTATACGGCATACGCGAACGTTGGAGGGTTAATTGCGACTATTGGGGCTGGGTTATTCGCAGGTTCCTCGACACAGCTCATTAAGGTGCCCTTTATCCTAAGCGGAATAATCACCCTGTCCACCATTCTTGTCCTCAGATACTCTGATGTCGATTATGAGGACCCCGCGAGGAAGTTTCACATACCGCGTGGGATATGGGGCTTCTTTTCCCTGACCACGGTTTTTACCTTCTTCTGGTCCTTTGCCTGGCCTCTCTTTCCCCTGGCCCAGATATACATTTTCCACATGAACTACGTAAACATAGCAATAATCTCCGTCGTCGCGGGCATCTCCTCCCTTGTCATGAGAAGATGGGTGGCTAGGCTAATAACTAGAAACAGGAGAATGGCCATGTTCCTAGGAAGGGCACTCCTCACGGTTTTTCCATTGTCGTACGCCTTAGCTCCAAGCGTTTACTTCATTTATCTTGCTGAGGTGGTCGCAGGGTTCACAAGCATGATAGGCTCCACAGCTTACATAAGTTACTTATACGACAGCTCCAGCAAAGAGGACATGAAGGTAGCGCTAGGGTTTTACTCTGTCCTTCAGGGTTTGGGAGCTCTAGCTGGAGCCGTGTTATCCAGTTTTGTTCTCAACCTTCTCATACCTTTCCTGGGACTAGTTGTGGATATAAAGACACTTCTACTAACCTCGGCCGTTTTAAGGCTGATAACCTCCTTCTGGTACCTTAAGCTCAGGGAAGTTAGATCCTAA
- a CDS encoding DUF2173 family protein — protein sequence MSESQKLERLMKLKGAVAAGKYTMDGKLAEYKGNLPKEMAEMVAMMCAANTMMGRMQAEGFSKFSGMKWSPFHGWAVAAGDYAVCVMGQYGVFVEMAKADFNEIFKTLMEVAK from the coding sequence ATGTCAGAGTCGCAGAAACTGGAAAGACTCATGAAACTAAAGGGAGCAGTGGCAGCAGGTAAGTATACCATGGATGGGAAACTCGCAGAGTATAAGGGGAATCTGCCCAAGGAGATGGCCGAGATGGTAGCCATGATGTGCGCTGCGAACACAATGATGGGGAGGATGCAGGCCGAGGGATTCAGTAAGTTCTCTGGGATGAAGTGGTCCCCGTTCCACGGCTGGGCGGTAGCTGCTGGAGATTATGCCGTATGCGTAATGGGACAGTACGGAGTTTTCGTGGAGATGGCCAAGGCAGACTTCAACGAGATATTCAAGACCCTAATGGAAGTGGCCAAGTAA
- a CDS encoding fumarylacetoacetate hydrolase family protein gives MRLFTFLKFGETRVGLERDSRRLDLYEAYRLVYGTREAPGFLLDMKKLIMLGKPVMDVLHELEREWPREAELSGQLEWSPPVPFPEKILCPAVNYKAHGQEAGTPPPPKPYFFTKFASSLVGHEMPVVKPKVTEKLDWEVELGIVIGKPGKYVEPERALDHVFGFTVFNDVSVRDWQFPEGWPKILNPYGQNWVWGKAMDRTTPVGPVIVTRDEIRDPNSLSMILKVNGNVEQNGNTRDLIFNVQELVSWASRGITLSPGDIISTGTPPGVGFAKGKYLKPGDVMEATIEGIGTLRNKVEQE, from the coding sequence ATGAGGCTCTTTACCTTCCTAAAATTCGGTGAAACTAGGGTTGGCCTGGAGAGGGATTCCAGGAGACTCGACCTATACGAGGCCTATAGGCTGGTGTATGGGACCAGGGAAGCTCCGGGTTTTCTTCTAGACATGAAGAAGTTGATAATGTTGGGCAAGCCAGTGATGGACGTACTACACGAACTGGAGAGAGAGTGGCCTAGGGAGGCCGAACTTTCAGGTCAACTGGAGTGGTCTCCCCCTGTACCCTTCCCTGAGAAGATCCTCTGCCCCGCAGTTAACTATAAGGCGCACGGCCAGGAGGCTGGAACTCCGCCTCCACCTAAACCCTACTTTTTCACCAAGTTTGCAAGCTCCCTTGTGGGCCACGAAATGCCAGTTGTTAAACCCAAGGTTACTGAGAAGCTAGATTGGGAAGTTGAGCTGGGGATAGTCATAGGGAAACCTGGGAAGTACGTGGAGCCTGAACGTGCCCTGGATCACGTTTTCGGGTTTACAGTGTTTAACGACGTGTCTGTTAGGGATTGGCAATTCCCTGAGGGATGGCCAAAGATCTTGAACCCATATGGCCAAAACTGGGTTTGGGGAAAGGCAATGGATAGGACTACGCCAGTGGGACCTGTAATTGTGACTAGAGATGAGATAAGAGACCCCAACTCCCTCTCCATGATCCTCAAGGTAAATGGCAACGTGGAGCAGAACGGAAACACTAGGGATCTCATCTTTAATGTCCAGGAACTTGTGAGTTGGGCGTCAAGGGGCATAACCCTTTCCCCTGGTGACATAATCTCCACGGGAACCCCACCAGGAGTCGGTTTTGCAAAGGGGAAGTACCTCAAGCCTGGGGATGTGATGGAGGCGACCATAGAGGGTATTGGAACACTAAGAAATAAAGTGGAACAGGAATAG
- a CDS encoding MFS transporter produces MDSFNWLLLSRALRSIGIMFVTISSSLYLSTLGLSPVIIGLVFLGMTGYIAGFSLSLGMLGDRVGYKKSLILGDLIPAIALILLISTRNPLVVIPSAIITGLGGTAGGARGAFSPGLTALVARNWKEDQERVRRLGKLTSISALAGAGGGILLSFHDYLPFGNVNDFRFLFGVASGLLFASALCILKVEERRGEKKSTKFMRKGSLRYISKVIVSNTLSGAGVGLAIPLLPLWFNLRFHASPLIIGVIFTGASLSTSLGSYIATRISRNPLRLASLTRIMNGGFLLAMAISPFLPLAGALYVVRGFNAGVGMPNRTAINVRGVSEDDFGTASSLQGVATRLSQMSSGLSGYLLEESFALPLEVGGVMQALGGILYYTLLRGKEERREEKPKTV; encoded by the coding sequence TTGGACTCGTTCAACTGGCTACTTCTTTCTAGAGCTCTTAGAAGCATAGGCATAATGTTCGTGACCATATCGAGTTCCCTTTACCTTTCCACGCTCGGTCTCTCACCCGTGATAATAGGGTTGGTATTCCTGGGAATGACCGGCTATATAGCGGGGTTCTCCCTTTCCCTGGGCATGTTAGGGGACAGGGTAGGTTACAAGAAGTCCCTCATTCTAGGAGACCTAATTCCAGCGATTGCCCTAATACTCCTTATCTCCACCAGGAATCCCCTCGTGGTAATTCCGTCAGCGATAATCACAGGTTTAGGCGGAACCGCAGGGGGAGCTAGGGGGGCCTTCTCCCCTGGATTAACTGCCCTAGTGGCGAGGAACTGGAAGGAAGACCAAGAAAGGGTAAGGAGATTGGGAAAGCTAACCTCAATCTCCGCTTTAGCTGGAGCAGGTGGTGGTATACTGCTGAGCTTTCACGATTACCTGCCCTTCGGAAACGTGAATGACTTTCGATTCCTCTTTGGGGTAGCTTCTGGTCTTCTTTTCGCCTCTGCCTTATGTATTCTTAAGGTAGAGGAAAGGAGAGGAGAGAAGAAGAGTACAAAGTTCATGAGAAAGGGAAGTCTGAGGTACATCTCTAAGGTAATAGTCTCTAACACCTTATCAGGTGCAGGTGTTGGATTGGCTATTCCCCTTCTTCCTCTCTGGTTCAATCTACGCTTTCATGCATCTCCCTTGATAATAGGGGTTATCTTCACGGGGGCGTCCTTGAGCACCTCCTTAGGGTCCTATATTGCCACTCGTATCTCGAGAAATCCCCTTAGGTTGGCATCCCTAACCAGGATAATGAACGGTGGATTTCTCCTGGCCATGGCAATCTCCCCGTTCCTTCCCCTGGCGGGAGCGCTTTACGTAGTGAGGGGGTTTAACGCTGGTGTAGGTATGCCCAATAGGACCGCAATAAACGTAAGAGGGGTCTCAGAGGACGATTTCGGTACCGCGTCAAGTCTTCAAGGAGTCGCCACACGTCTGTCGCAAATGAGTTCAGGATTAAGTGGATACCTTCTTGAGGAAAGCTTTGCATTACCGCTTGAGGTTGGAGGAGTGATGCAAGCTCTAGGTGGGATTTTATACTACACATTGTTAAGGGGAAAGGAGGAGAGAAGGGAGGAGAAACCTAAGACCGTTTAG
- a CDS encoding carotenoid biosynthesis protein, translated as MERIWIVSYAYLVYLFLATLPQLTNLPGFNLGIPILVLIATYFYHSYVKLGRRSVIFFVIGFSIGFLFEFLGVHTGFPFGRYYYTSGLGYEVLGVPIIIPFLWATLAYFSFLPSGNPFISSWIMVIIDLTVDPLFSKFDWHWITPGQYFGVPISNFVSWYFISLLIYVTWSRRVTLIYDPKASLFAYGLILDLALQDYFAGLGLPALISFGVASFSFLTLHVLARRLRYTKSVGEHKNN; from the coding sequence ATGGAAAGGATATGGATAGTTAGCTATGCCTATCTAGTGTACCTTTTCCTAGCCACGCTTCCTCAACTAACGAATCTTCCAGGATTCAATCTGGGCATACCCATCCTGGTTCTGATTGCGACCTACTTCTATCATTCCTACGTGAAACTGGGGAGAAGATCGGTCATCTTCTTCGTGATAGGATTCTCCATTGGTTTCCTCTTCGAGTTCTTAGGGGTACATACTGGATTTCCCTTCGGGAGATATTACTATACCTCAGGGCTAGGGTATGAGGTGTTGGGAGTTCCAATCATTATTCCCTTCCTCTGGGCAACCTTGGCTTACTTCTCATTTCTCCCTTCAGGGAATCCCTTCATCTCCTCATGGATAATGGTAATAATAGACTTAACGGTGGATCCCCTGTTCTCCAAGTTTGACTGGCACTGGATAACTCCTGGACAATATTTTGGCGTACCCATCTCAAACTTCGTCTCCTGGTATTTCATTTCCCTCCTGATCTACGTAACGTGGAGCAGGAGGGTGACGCTAATATACGACCCCAAGGCATCACTCTTCGCGTACGGACTGATCCTAGATCTAGCTCTTCAGGATTATTTCGCAGGACTTGGACTACCAGCATTAATCTCCTTCGGGGTGGCCTCATTCTCTTTTCTGACTTTACATGTACTTGCTCGTAGGTTGAGGTACACCAAATCTGTCGGCGAACATAAAAATAACTAG
- a CDS encoding DUF2299 domain-containing protein codes for MDPVKVFKSLGLNVREVPQAKEFLHLAISPQQGGPQLELVKPEKDSKVYVLGMAVGIHQYHQSQLKSLPPNERKEFLTSMRYRLLRMKIDVGFTPPDDEVPQLVFVSRVMLDEDLTENDVMNVMYKVRNAGTLVIFMFADRFGVPQPTSKYM; via the coding sequence ATGGACCCAGTTAAGGTGTTTAAATCCCTGGGATTGAACGTAAGAGAGGTCCCCCAGGCCAAGGAGTTTCTACACCTGGCAATATCCCCTCAGCAGGGTGGACCCCAACTGGAGCTAGTGAAACCAGAGAAGGACTCGAAGGTCTACGTACTGGGTATGGCCGTGGGAATTCATCAGTATCATCAATCCCAGTTGAAGTCCCTTCCTCCTAACGAAAGAAAGGAGTTCCTCACTAGCATGAGGTACAGATTACTTAGGATGAAGATAGATGTGGGATTCACTCCTCCTGACGATGAAGTTCCTCAACTTGTGTTTGTGAGCAGGGTAATGCTCGACGAGGATCTCACCGAGAATGACGTGATGAATGTCATGTATAAGGTCAGAAATGCGGGGACTCTAGTTATTTTTATGTTCGCCGACAGATTTGGTGTACCTCAACCTACGAGCAAGTACATGTAA
- a CDS encoding DUF2299 domain-containing protein, which yields MENKIKEWLTSLGMKVWTPDGAKEYFHVSASPPQGAPVVDVVRPTNMTPFYIVGMGIAVHQAHQDTLRKMSTSSRKAFIDEIKYYLMEMEVDVAFLPPGQEIPQLINVSKVVYQDGLRANDFLDTFYSVRNAGTYVIMRFLDAFGAGENRPSTMYG from the coding sequence ATGGAGAACAAGATTAAGGAGTGGCTGACCTCGCTTGGAATGAAGGTTTGGACCCCAGATGGAGCTAAGGAATACTTTCATGTAAGCGCTTCACCTCCTCAGGGAGCCCCTGTGGTCGACGTGGTTCGTCCAACTAACATGACACCGTTCTACATTGTGGGAATGGGCATAGCAGTACATCAGGCTCACCAGGACACGCTCAGGAAAATGAGCACGTCGAGCAGGAAAGCTTTCATTGACGAGATAAAGTATTACCTCATGGAGATGGAGGTTGACGTGGCCTTCCTTCCGCCAGGTCAAGAGATTCCACAGCTAATAAACGTGAGCAAGGTGGTTTATCAGGACGGTCTTAGGGCAAACGACTTCCTCGATACTTTCTACTCAGTGAGGAACGCAGGAACCTACGTGATTATGAGATTCTTGGATGCATTTGGAGCTGGGGAAAATAGACCCAGCACAATGTATGGGTGA
- a CDS encoding phytoene desaturase family protein, with protein MKALVIGAGHNGLIASYYLRKLGLDVTVLEASHRIGGMTESAVEAKAVISRASYVLGIMPESLRREFEIPIIESEIFQTIEYDGELIPFYREPRRRREVLGKYFPKFSEFEDKLFKMKEIMSWFTFTSSPPSREKILEVAEREGVPEMVKDTSAHFLKEYLPREVHRYFIYPSMEDAPAYMVAYFYNEWSLVPSGMGTIPSLIEKKARSLGVEIKTRSKVDQIVIRNGKVTGVKVGDRELKADLVVSAISPVATFSMTEPLMDLKLDPGKGGWVKYNVVFRDGVKVRDDLKPYLQGIIDLEVGEIIMPSVLDETRGAPVLEFMGDREEVLSMFSGEILYEEKITADYALRYYHAPGGNLNHLPMRYPYLFDGRPVKGWGYRTPVKGLYLSGAGTYPGGQVTGIPGYNVALAVEEDLQQGF; from the coding sequence ATGAAAGCTCTAGTGATAGGGGCTGGACATAACGGACTGATAGCCTCTTATTACCTCAGAAAACTAGGTCTAGACGTAACGGTTCTTGAGGCATCTCACAGGATCGGTGGAATGACTGAGAGCGCGGTAGAGGCCAAGGCTGTGATAAGTAGGGCCTCATACGTCCTAGGGATTATGCCTGAGTCTCTACGAAGGGAATTTGAGATACCCATAATTGAGAGCGAGATCTTTCAGACCATTGAATATGACGGAGAACTCATACCGTTTTATCGTGAGCCAAGGAGGAGAAGAGAGGTTCTTGGTAAATATTTTCCTAAGTTCTCCGAGTTTGAGGATAAACTCTTCAAGATGAAAGAGATTATGTCATGGTTTACCTTTACCTCAAGCCCTCCTTCAAGGGAAAAAATTCTCGAGGTAGCAGAGAGGGAGGGCGTACCAGAAATGGTTAAGGACACCTCAGCTCACTTTCTGAAAGAATATCTCCCAAGGGAGGTGCACAGGTACTTCATATACCCTTCCATGGAGGACGCCCCAGCCTATATGGTGGCTTACTTCTATAACGAGTGGTCCCTTGTTCCAAGCGGAATGGGCACAATTCCAAGCCTCATAGAGAAGAAAGCTAGATCCCTGGGTGTGGAGATCAAGACTAGGAGCAAGGTGGATCAAATCGTGATTAGGAACGGCAAGGTAACAGGAGTGAAAGTTGGAGATAGGGAATTGAAGGCAGACTTGGTCGTGTCTGCAATTAGCCCCGTTGCTACTTTCTCGATGACAGAGCCGTTGATGGACCTGAAACTGGATCCGGGGAAAGGAGGATGGGTCAAGTACAACGTGGTATTTAGGGATGGAGTCAAGGTTAGGGACGATCTCAAGCCATACTTGCAGGGTATAATTGACCTAGAGGTGGGCGAAATTATAATGCCCTCAGTCTTAGATGAGACGAGAGGAGCCCCAGTCCTAGAGTTCATGGGAGATAGGGAGGAGGTCTTGTCCATGTTTAGCGGGGAGATCCTGTATGAGGAGAAGATAACTGCAGACTATGCGTTGAGGTACTATCATGCACCGGGTGGGAACCTCAATCATCTGCCCATGAGGTATCCCTACCTCTTTGATGGTAGACCCGTAAAGGGATGGGGTTATAGGACGCCAGTTAAGGGATTATACCTCTCAGGGGCAGGAACCTACCCCGGAGGACAAGTTACAGGAATACCAGGTTACAATGTGGCCTTGGCTGTGGAAGAGGATCTTCAACAGGGTTTTTAA
- a CDS encoding GMP synthase subunit A: MKIGLIYFGGQYNHLILKNVKYLGGNIETIDPSLPLEKVKEYDCLIFSGGPQSVKEELHRMGNSPLFVREVSVPKLGICLGHQLIAHVLGGVVDKASTPEFGLVRIKVEDHDTILNGVPSEFNAWESHNDEVKTPPPGFRVLASSETTRIQSMVNSDNSIFTVQFHPEVKHTEHGIQVLKNFLEVCKGR; encoded by the coding sequence GTGAAGATAGGACTCATCTACTTCGGTGGTCAATACAACCACCTCATCCTGAAAAACGTGAAGTATCTAGGGGGAAACATTGAAACCATTGATCCCTCCCTACCCCTGGAGAAGGTTAAGGAGTATGATTGTCTCATCTTCAGTGGGGGTCCCCAATCCGTGAAGGAGGAGCTACACAGGATGGGAAATTCACCCCTGTTCGTCAGAGAGGTAAGCGTTCCGAAGCTGGGTATTTGCCTGGGACATCAACTTATAGCCCATGTACTAGGTGGCGTGGTAGACAAGGCAAGTACCCCTGAGTTTGGACTCGTGAGAATTAAGGTAGAGGATCACGACACAATCCTGAATGGGGTACCCTCCGAGTTTAACGCGTGGGAGAGTCACAACGATGAAGTTAAGACCCCACCTCCGGGGTTCAGGGTACTCGCAAGCAGTGAGACCACGAGGATACAATCCATGGTGAACTCCGATAACTCCATCTTCACAGTTCAGTTCCATCCTGAGGTAAAACACACGGAGCACGGAATACAGGTACTTAAAAACTTCCTTGAAGTATGTAAAGGTAGATGA
- a CDS encoding protein-tyrosine phosphatase family protein: protein MYWVRRNRIGGSHMPSHLEEIRDWKRKGVRKILVLAEDWEIEEAWGNPEYYFSQLREEGFQFLHVPVPDGYAPTMEQFQEIMKWLDTGSNVVHCVAGMGRTGTVLAGYLVLREAMSPDQAVEEVRRYRPGAVQTMQQFMFLHELTKS from the coding sequence TTGTACTGGGTGAGGAGAAACAGAATTGGCGGATCCCATATGCCCTCTCACCTGGAGGAGATTCGTGATTGGAAAAGGAAGGGCGTGAGGAAAATACTTGTCCTGGCAGAGGACTGGGAAATAGAGGAAGCATGGGGAAACCCGGAGTACTATTTCTCTCAACTTAGGGAGGAGGGGTTCCAGTTCCTACATGTTCCAGTTCCAGACGGATATGCACCAACCATGGAGCAGTTTCAGGAAATAATGAAATGGTTAGACACGGGAAGTAACGTGGTTCATTGCGTTGCGGGCATGGGAAGAACAGGTACCGTTCTCGCAGGCTACCTGGTCCTGAGAGAGGCGATGAGCCCTGATCAGGCAGTGGAGGAGGTCAGGAGGTACAGGCCAGGAGCCGTCCAAACAATGCAACAGTTCATGTTTCTTCATGAGTTGACCAAGTCTTGA
- a CDS encoding endonuclease V encodes MEQDYLVNFLYLVQNVIARQVNLAKLEGEPREICGVDVAYKGEVGVAVVVCDGENQLVKKATGRVGFPYIPGLLFMREAPLMIRALQDLKPDLLLVDGHGIAHPRRSGIATVLGVLLNIPTIGVAKSRLVGEVIEENGINYVVLNGEKVGVKVGKYYYSPGNLVSLDDVINLSRMGYPRVLREADRLSKVYRNDLKLS; translated from the coding sequence CTGGAACAGGATTACCTGGTGAATTTTCTCTACCTGGTTCAGAACGTAATAGCGAGACAGGTTAACCTAGCGAAGCTGGAGGGAGAACCAAGAGAGATATGCGGTGTCGATGTGGCATACAAGGGGGAGGTGGGGGTTGCAGTGGTCGTGTGTGATGGCGAAAACCAGCTAGTAAAGAAGGCTACAGGGAGGGTAGGTTTCCCCTACATTCCAGGTTTACTCTTCATGAGAGAGGCTCCCCTCATGATAAGGGCACTACAAGACCTTAAACCAGACCTCCTTCTCGTGGACGGACACGGGATAGCTCATCCCAGGAGGAGCGGTATTGCCACGGTACTTGGGGTTCTCCTGAACATCCCCACGATAGGTGTTGCGAAGTCGAGACTTGTGGGAGAGGTTATAGAGGAGAATGGGATTAACTACGTTGTCCTCAACGGCGAGAAGGTGGGGGTCAAGGTAGGGAAATACTACTATAGTCCAGGCAACCTGGTTAGCCTAGATGACGTAATCAACTTGAGCAGGATGGGTTATCCCAGAGTGCTTAGGGAGGCTGACAGGCTCTCTAAGGTCTATAGAAATGACCTTAAACTCAGCTAA